A region of Spirochaetaceae bacterium DNA encodes the following proteins:
- a CDS encoding type II toxin-antitoxin system prevent-host-death family antitoxin, translated as MGVITAKALKQHTGDFIKRLRAGEPFVLTYRGKRIGVVTPCTDD; from the coding sequence ATGGGAGTGATCACGGCGAAGGCGTTGAAACAGCACACCGGAGATTTCATCAAGCGATTGCGTGCCGGAGAGCCGTTTGTGCTTACCTACCGCGGCAAGCGGATCGGCGTAGTGACACCGTGCACTGACGACTAG
- a CDS encoding PIN domain-containing protein, whose translation MDQGPYLIDTNVFVIDLRYPRDRHFGVNRRFLDAIKRERSGITTTINLLELCGILSFNLNQRQLITLWEQFPDRFGVEVLPTAEFDAPVPKMGVGELFALLQQRMSLGDGQFLLTARNHAAFVTTLVTWDRDHFLDRFAGRVATPEEILA comes from the coding sequence ATGGATCAGGGACCGTACCTGATCGACACCAACGTGTTCGTGATCGACCTGCGCTACCCGCGGGATCGGCACTTCGGCGTCAACCGCCGCTTCCTCGATGCGATCAAGCGGGAACGATCGGGGATCACGACCACGATCAACCTGCTTGAGTTGTGCGGCATTCTTTCGTTCAACCTCAATCAGAGACAACTGATCACGTTGTGGGAGCAGTTTCCCGACCGCTTCGGTGTCGAGGTCCTGCCGACGGCGGAGTTCGACGCACCGGTCCCGAAGATGGGCGTAGGGGAACTGTTCGCGCTTCTGCAGCAGCGGATGTCTCTCGGCGACGGCCAATTCCTGTTGACCGCCCGCAACCACGCGGCATTCGTGACCACGCTCGTGACCTGGGACCGTGACCACTTCCTCGACCGATTCGCGGGCCGGGTGGCAACGCCCGAAGAGATACTCGCATGA
- a CDS encoding ABC transporter substrate-binding protein: MTPRLTLLPLAFALVATVTFASPAGEDDTAAATEKEMVRDPATGKIVTAPEYGGTITLGSAHEPPNADPGQGHPGQFIFGFTNEKLGFADWAIDRQRFSFDSQWVPDFAVTGQLAESWEQTDPVTYTVRIRDGVHWHDKAPMNGRELTAKDVEYNWHRYLGLGSGYTEVNPFVAQWSQLDDVGIESVTANDDRTVVFKLKSPNLAAERTIIYQYSSYIMPPEVIEEHGDLLDWRNLVGTGPYELVDWVEGSSLSYTKNPNYWAFDEKYPDNRLPYIDEIVWLVMPDESTRLAAFRSGQIDYLGSVTLSHIASLDVLEDLRRTNPDIQVSQYYESGIGLAMNLAVEPTNDIRVRHAIQMALDVEAINDSYWQGTGRTTPEAYTAIDIVGYSPPFDEWPEEIKKFYRYNPAEAEKLLDDAGYPRGADGIRFKTNIEFRDVYDINKFEILAEQLLEIGVDVDLQIMTTADWADGIQNHDYQSMTAAPQGNPWGILAPLAHSVSTSGWNPAGVSNAEYDALIQVAQNASTVEEQQKASQEALLLMLRDHYYVWAGKGPNFNVNQPWVKGFNGEFTLGHTMRAGVVTRLWLDLDLKKSMGF; the protein is encoded by the coding sequence ATGACTCCAAGACTCACGTTGCTGCCACTGGCGTTCGCGCTGGTGGCTACCGTTACGTTCGCCAGCCCCGCCGGCGAAGATGACACCGCCGCCGCCACCGAGAAGGAGATGGTCCGCGACCCGGCCACCGGCAAGATAGTAACCGCGCCCGAGTATGGCGGCACCATCACCCTCGGCTCGGCCCACGAGCCGCCCAACGCCGATCCCGGGCAAGGGCACCCGGGTCAGTTTATATTTGGGTTCACGAACGAGAAGCTGGGCTTCGCCGACTGGGCGATAGACAGGCAGAGATTCAGTTTCGATAGCCAGTGGGTCCCTGACTTCGCCGTCACCGGTCAGTTGGCCGAAAGCTGGGAACAGACCGACCCGGTGACCTACACGGTCCGCATCCGCGACGGCGTGCACTGGCATGACAAGGCACCGATGAACGGTCGCGAGCTCACCGCCAAGGATGTGGAATACAACTGGCACCGCTATCTGGGCCTGGGCAGTGGTTACACCGAAGTCAACCCCTTCGTGGCGCAGTGGTCGCAGCTCGACGACGTAGGCATCGAGTCGGTAACAGCTAACGACGACCGCACGGTCGTCTTTAAGCTGAAATCGCCCAATCTCGCCGCGGAGCGGACGATCATCTATCAGTACAGCAGTTACATCATGCCGCCAGAGGTCATCGAAGAGCACGGCGACCTTCTGGATTGGCGCAACCTGGTCGGCACCGGACCCTATGAGCTGGTCGACTGGGTCGAGGGAAGCTCCCTGAGCTACACCAAGAACCCCAACTACTGGGCGTTCGACGAGAAGTACCCGGACAACCGCCTGCCCTATATCGACGAGATCGTGTGGTTGGTCATGCCCGATGAGTCGACGCGGCTGGCAGCATTCCGCTCGGGCCAGATCGACTACCTGGGTTCGGTTACGCTGTCGCACATAGCCAGTCTCGACGTACTCGAGGATCTCAGGCGGACCAATCCCGACATCCAGGTCTCCCAGTATTACGAGAGCGGGATAGGTCTTGCGATGAATCTCGCCGTGGAGCCGACCAACGACATCAGAGTGCGCCACGCGATCCAGATGGCACTCGATGTGGAAGCGATCAACGATTCCTACTGGCAGGGCACGGGAAGAACGACGCCTGAGGCCTACACAGCGATCGACATCGTCGGGTATTCACCCCCGTTCGACGAGTGGCCAGAGGAGATCAAGAAGTTCTACCGGTACAACCCGGCCGAGGCAGAGAAGCTCCTCGACGACGCCGGCTACCCGCGCGGTGCCGATGGTATCAGGTTCAAGACCAACATCGAGTTTAGAGATGTCTACGACATAAACAAGTTCGAGATCTTGGCGGAGCAGCTCTTGGAGATTGGCGTCGACGTCGACCTCCAGATCATGACTACGGCTGACTGGGCTGATGGGATACAGAATCATGATTACCAAAGCATGACCGCCGCTCCACAGGGAAATCCGTGGGGTATTCTTGCTCCGTTGGCGCACAGCGTCTCGACTTCGGGATGGAACCCCGCAGGCGTGTCGAACGCAGAGTATGATGCTCTGATTCAGGTCGCCCAAAACGCGTCTACCGTCGAGGAGCAGCAGAAGGCTTCGCAGGAGGCGCTCCTGCTTATGTTACGGGACCATTACTACGTGTGGGCTGGCAAGGGACCGAATTTCAATGTGAATCAGCCCTGGGTCAAGGGTTTCAACGGCGAGTTTACGTTGGGACATACTATGCGCGCAGGCGTCGTGACGCGTCTCTGGCTCGACCTCGATCTGAAGAAATCGATGGGGTTCTGA
- a CDS encoding ABC transporter permease, translating into MRAYIIRRLLLMIPTLLLVSILVFLLIRFIPGDVIDAMLTTSGYQGGMESRAALERALGLDVPAHVQYARWIGDIVLHGTLGKSLLGSAITIEEQILRRLPVTLELGLLAIAVGLVIALPVGIYSAIRRNTLADYAGRSLAIVGLATPNFWLGLLVIVFPAIWWNWTPPIRMIALSDDLLGNLGVFIVPSLILGTYFAAATMRMTRTMMLEVLRQDYVRTAWSKGLRERVVVVRHAIKNALIPVITLTGLQLPVLIGGSVIMENIFNLPGIGRLLLDALVKRDYPMVSGVNLVFAAGVVVINLVVDLLYAFLDPRVRYR; encoded by the coding sequence GTGAGAGCCTACATCATTAGACGGCTGCTGCTGATGATCCCGACGTTGTTGTTGGTCAGCATCCTGGTGTTCCTGCTCATCCGTTTCATCCCCGGCGATGTTATCGACGCGATGCTTACGACCAGCGGTTATCAGGGTGGTATGGAGTCTCGCGCGGCGCTCGAGCGTGCTCTCGGCCTCGACGTGCCGGCGCACGTGCAGTACGCGCGCTGGATCGGCGACATCGTGCTGCACGGCACCCTCGGGAAGTCGCTGCTTGGCAGCGCCATCACGATAGAGGAGCAGATTCTCCGCAGGTTGCCGGTCACCCTCGAGCTGGGCCTTCTGGCAATCGCCGTCGGGCTCGTCATCGCGCTGCCGGTGGGCATCTACTCGGCGATCCGCCGTAACACGCTCGCCGACTACGCCGGGCGTTCCCTGGCCATCGTCGGATTGGCGACGCCCAACTTCTGGCTGGGTCTGCTGGTTATTGTCTTTCCGGCGATCTGGTGGAACTGGACCCCGCCGATTCGGATGATTGCCCTCTCCGATGACCTGCTCGGCAATCTCGGCGTGTTCATCGTGCCCAGTCTGATTCTGGGGACCTATTTCGCCGCCGCGACCATGCGGATGACCCGCACCATGATGCTGGAGGTGCTCAGGCAGGACTACGTACGAACGGCTTGGTCCAAGGGCCTGCGGGAACGAGTGGTGGTGGTCAGGCACGCCATCAAGAATGCCCTCATTCCCGTCATCACCCTCACCGGTCTGCAGCTCCCTGTCCTGATCGGCGGATCGGTAATAATGGAGAACATCTTCAACCTGCCGGGGATCGGGCGTCTCTTGTTGGATGCGCTCGTCAAACGAGATTACCCGATGGTCTCGGGCGTAAACCTGGTCTTTGCCGCCGGCGTGGTGGTCATCAACCTGGTGGTCGATCTGCTCTACGCGTTCCTCGACCCGCGCGTGCGCTACCGGTAG
- a CDS encoding ABC transporter permease, with amino-acid sequence MLLKRLFREHPLGTVGAAIILVLILVSVFADVLAPFRFGEMNLDDRLAEPSRLHPLGTDQLGRDFLSRLIHGARLSLFVGLAATTLHVVVAALIGGVAGFLGGKPDLVVQRFVDAWMSMPGLLVLLTVMSLAGRGLLQIILVLGISSGISNSRVVRGAVIAIKENDYFQAARAVGSSAAQILWRHVLPNVMPPIIIIFSITVGATIVSEASLSFLGFGLPPDVPSWGGMLSREGRQYMTIAPRLAIWPGLCLTIVVYGINMFGDAVRDLLDPRLRGGGGRYGTSKRGARSQRGA; translated from the coding sequence ATGCTGCTGAAGAGACTGTTCAGGGAGCATCCGCTGGGTACCGTCGGGGCCGCCATCATCCTGGTGTTGATCCTGGTGAGTGTCTTTGCCGATGTTCTGGCGCCGTTTCGCTTCGGCGAGATGAACCTGGACGATCGCCTGGCCGAGCCATCGCGCCTGCATCCGCTCGGCACCGACCAGCTCGGCCGCGACTTCCTGAGCCGCCTGATCCACGGGGCGCGCCTGTCGCTGTTCGTCGGGCTGGCGGCGACCACCTTGCATGTGGTGGTCGCAGCGCTTATCGGCGGGGTCGCCGGGTTTCTCGGCGGAAAACCCGATCTGGTGGTGCAGCGCTTCGTCGACGCGTGGATGTCGATGCCGGGTCTGCTGGTGTTGCTGACGGTCATGTCGCTGGCCGGCCGCGGCCTGCTGCAGATCATTCTGGTTCTTGGCATATCCTCGGGCATCAGCAATTCCCGGGTGGTGCGCGGTGCCGTCATCGCCATCAAGGAGAACGACTACTTCCAGGCAGCGCGAGCAGTTGGCAGCTCCGCCGCGCAGATCCTGTGGCGACACGTGCTGCCGAACGTCATGCCGCCCATCATCATCATCTTCTCGATCACCGTCGGCGCCACCATCGTGTCCGAGGCCTCGCTGAGCTTCCTCGGCTTCGGTCTGCCGCCTGATGTGCCCAGCTGGGGCGGCATGCTCAGCCGCGAGGGACGCCAGTACATGACGATAGCGCCGCGGCTGGCGATCTGGCCCGGCCTGTGCCTGACCATTGTCGTGTACGGCATCAACATGTTCGGCGACGCCGTGCGCGACCTGCTCGACCCGCGGCTGCGGGGCGGCGGCGGCCGCTACGGAACCTCCAAGCGGGGAGCGCGCAGCCAACGAGGTGCTTGA
- a CDS encoding ATP-binding protein, with amino-acid sequence MSPTPQQQRLFTPGTGATPPALTGREREQGVLTQCLADLLGGTSPPHDVVLTGPRGTGKTVLINWFERTCRDHEPDVDVVKLTPSDIPTRDALIEVLTPPAGIARLLPRKLGVAAVGSVEWASPTGGVRNLPAELTGRCRRKPLAALLDEAHTLDLEVGRMLLNASQQVRADAPFLLVLAGTPGLAAHLGAMDVSFWSRLGEGRLGIGLLSDAAARAALVEPLAAHGDGIDADALTTVVANSQRYPYFIQLWGEALWKRLLATGATRLTAAHAAAARPDVVARVTDYYEDRYLELDQSGWLAVAERVAARFQSMPTLTYEELKSAVAAGLAAHAEPGQVHAALNALQRLGFVWRPPGQLPPVRYEPGIPSLMAHVLDHAASGGRGQARHRSTTASDRR; translated from the coding sequence GTGAGCCCGACACCGCAGCAGCAACGCCTGTTCACTCCCGGCACGGGAGCAACGCCGCCGGCCCTGACCGGGCGTGAGCGCGAGCAGGGAGTGTTGACCCAGTGCCTGGCGGACCTGCTCGGGGGCACGTCGCCGCCGCATGACGTCGTGCTGACCGGTCCGCGCGGCACCGGCAAGACGGTGCTCATCAACTGGTTTGAGCGCACCTGCCGCGACCACGAACCGGACGTGGACGTGGTAAAATTGACCCCGTCCGACATCCCGACGCGCGACGCCCTGATCGAAGTGCTCACACCGCCGGCCGGGATAGCGAGGCTGCTGCCCCGGAAACTGGGCGTGGCGGCGGTCGGCTCGGTCGAGTGGGCGTCGCCGACCGGGGGCGTGCGCAACCTGCCGGCGGAGTTGACCGGGCGGTGCCGCAGGAAGCCGCTGGCGGCACTACTTGACGAGGCGCACACGCTCGACCTGGAGGTGGGCAGAATGCTGCTCAACGCGAGCCAACAGGTGCGCGCCGACGCGCCGTTTCTGCTGGTGCTCGCCGGCACGCCGGGTTTGGCGGCGCATCTCGGCGCCATGGACGTGTCCTTCTGGAGCCGATTGGGAGAGGGGCGTCTGGGCATCGGCCTTCTGAGCGACGCGGCCGCCCGTGCCGCCCTGGTCGAGCCGCTGGCTGCCCACGGCGACGGCATCGACGCCGACGCCCTCACCACGGTCGTCGCAAACAGTCAGCGCTATCCGTACTTCATCCAACTCTGGGGCGAGGCCCTGTGGAAGCGGCTTCTGGCCACCGGCGCGACCCGGCTGACCGCGGCCCACGCGGCTGCGGCGCGGCCCGACGTGGTTGCCCGGGTCACCGACTACTACGAGGATCGGTACCTGGAGTTGGACCAATCGGGATGGCTGGCCGTTGCCGAGCGCGTGGCCGCGCGCTTCCAATCCATGCCGACGCTGACCTACGAGGAGCTGAAGTCAGCGGTCGCTGCCGGCCTCGCGGCGCACGCGGAGCCAGGGCAGGTGCACGCGGCCCTGAACGCCCTGCAGCGGCTGGGCTTCGTCTGGCGTCCGCCCGGCCAGCTTCCGCCGGTCCGCTACGAGCCTGGTATACCCTCACTGATGGCCCATGTGCTCGACCACGCCGCATCGGGTGGTCGTGGTCAGGCACGCCATCGGTCGACGACCGCGAGCGATCGGCGCTAG